Proteins encoded in a region of the Nitrospira sp. genome:
- a CDS encoding tetratricopeptide repeat protein: MTTSIVASLLVVGALIASDRASAQRNEMPLGYPQSLEKDLQTLLDRVDKGNPSPELLVQLAETYFDLADDLLTDKAKRLAAYEAGAKAAKQAFELDETNADAHYFHALNIGSAARLQGVTNAALTVSTIKHCALRAIELDPNHSLALQMMGGLMMELPRILGGSKKKAQVYLERAIAADGNYANARMMLATLYKKQGRVEEARKQLTAVVQAEHPHYRYTWERSYKPEAERLLRKLPKP; this comes from the coding sequence ATGACGACATCGATCGTGGCAAGCCTCCTCGTGGTCGGCGCCCTCATCGCATCAGATCGTGCCTCAGCGCAGCGCAACGAGATGCCACTGGGGTATCCGCAGTCGCTTGAAAAAGATCTGCAGACGCTGCTCGACCGAGTGGACAAAGGCAACCCCTCGCCGGAGTTGCTCGTTCAACTGGCGGAAACGTATTTCGACCTTGCCGACGACTTGCTGACCGACAAGGCAAAACGGCTGGCTGCCTACGAAGCGGGAGCGAAAGCGGCCAAACAGGCCTTCGAGCTCGACGAGACCAATGCCGACGCGCATTATTTCCATGCCCTGAATATCGGCAGCGCGGCGCGTCTCCAGGGGGTCACGAACGCCGCGTTGACGGTGAGCACCATCAAGCATTGCGCACTGCGCGCGATCGAATTGGATCCCAATCATTCCCTCGCGTTACAGATGATGGGCGGTCTGATGATGGAGCTTCCCCGGATCCTCGGCGGAAGCAAGAAGAAAGCCCAAGTGTATCTGGAACGGGCGATCGCCGCCGATGGGAACTATGCGAACGCGCGCATGATGCTGGCTACACTCTACAAGAAACAAGGCAGGGTCGAAGAGGCGAGAAAACAGTTGACCGCCGTAGTCCAAGCCGAACACCCGCACTATCGCTACACCTGGGAACGGAGCTAC